In Cydia amplana chromosome 25, ilCydAmpl1.1, whole genome shotgun sequence, one genomic interval encodes:
- the LOC134659848 gene encoding uncharacterized protein LOC134659848 yields MFICIVIIGGKTDRPRPVLVRFSDYAVRNAVWAKKTALKGTSVVLSEFLTRQRQTLFLAARRHFGVRSVWSLDGNIYIKLSSGKKERVTTSEQLQALTAQHAPVQSSGNSVAPAPAPAPLLAPSSSAAAGEPASDSALIPASQAPVKVLPTKQTEERRTRRAP; encoded by the exons atgtttATTTGTATAGTCAT aATTGGTGGCAAAACTGACCGGCCTCGTCCTGTCCTTGTCAGATTCTCTGACTATGCAGTAAGAAATGCAGTATGGGCCAAAAAAACTGCACTTAAAGGCACATCTGTAGTCTTGTCGGAGTTCCTGACCAGGCAGAGGCAGACGTTGTTCCTTGCTGCCCGCAGGCATTTTGGAGTGCGCAGTGTTTGGAGCCTGGATGGTAACATCTACATAAAACTATCTAGCGGCAAGAAGGAACGAGTGACGACATCTGAACAGCTTCAGGCCTTGACCGCCCAGCATGCGCCTGTGCAGTCATCTGGCAACAGCGTTGCACCTGCGCCTGCGCCGGCCCCCCTGCTCGCACCGTCTTCCTCGGCCGCAGCCGGCGAGCCTGCTTCAGATTCTGCTCTAATACCCGCCTCCCAAGCGCCAGTGAAGGTTCTGCCCACGAAGCAGACCGAAGAACGTCGTACGAGACGTGCGCCATAG